A single Gambusia affinis linkage group LG20, SWU_Gaff_1.0, whole genome shotgun sequence DNA region contains:
- the LOC122823021 gene encoding uncharacterized protein LOC122823021, translated as MAERKYQEEELRTSTELTTQSSPFWISQKKKKREKEMRRKCIFGCPGDYPLFKLPKDETVLKQWLDFIIQNNTPTKKNWHICARHFTDDSFLNKREFDSGLITRLSLKDDAIPTLRRAHTPLASAQGLKQTRPPGATNSALEHTECFLSTRSVSTQLSAGTLRLQHYRSKGVQATVHTASRGTDAEQSLPHFLSTPGKSAQSKRPRMEVGKEEDDDFRISSPVSQDLNYDPGDTVTNFSDLIDMESPSELEDAEYIVSESALREIFENCPVCERHCIVHLRRCGAVVAFKQDCPHCFFTRKWQSQPTLEEITTE; from the exons ATGGCAGAAAGAAAATACCAAGAAGAAGAACTCCGCACATCTACTGAGCTAACTACTCAGTCCAGTCCTTTTtggatttcacaaaaaaaaaaaaaaagagagaaagaaatgagaagaaaatgtattttcggATGCCCAGGAGACTACCCTCTTTTTAAGCTTCCCAAGGATGAGACGGTTCTTAAGCAATGGCTGGACTTCATTATACAAAATAACACTCCGACGAAAAAAAATTGGCATATCTGTGCGAGGCACTTCACCGATGACAGCTTTCTAAACAAAAGGGAATTTGACAGTGGACTAATAACAAGATTATCACTAAAAGACGACGCAATTCCAACGCTCAGAAGAGCCCATACGCCGTTGGCGTCTGCTCAA GGACTTAAACAAACTCGTCCGCCTGGCGCCACAAATTCGGCATTGGAACACACTGAGTGTTTCCTTAGTACAAGATCGGTGTCTACACAGTTGTCAGCTGGAACGTTGAGGTTACAACACTACCGGAGTAAAG GTGTACAAGCCACTGTTCACACTGCAAGCAGAGGCACGGACGCTGAGCAGTCTTTACCgcacttcctgtcaacaccgGGGAAATCTGCACAGTCAAAACGACCTCGAATGGAAGTTGGgaaggaagaggatgatgaCTTCAGGATCTCCAGTCCTGTATCTCAAGATTTAAACTATGACCCAGGAGATACAGTCACAAACTTCTCTGACTTGAT TGACATGGAGTCTCCCTCTGAGTTAGAAGATGCAGAATACATTGTATCTGAAAGCGCTCTTAGGGAGATTTTTGAGAACTGCCCTGTGTGCGAGAGACACTGCATAGTACATCTGCGCAGATGTGGAGCAGTTGTTGCTTTCAAGCAGGACTGTCCACATTGTTTTTTCACTCGGAAATGGCAGAGCCAGCCAACGTTGGAGGAAATTACCACAGAGTAA